In the genome of Nocardia sp. NBC_00416, one region contains:
- a CDS encoding pirin family protein produces the protein MSDLDPHPAETLCEPGGGPGPVVRLYPAREVPLGGVRGTYVERTLPQRDLPTVGAWCFLDYFGAPTVTVTDAPPDIDPHPHIGLQTVTWPFEGMIRHRDSVRSDVRIRPGQLNLMTSGHGIAHSEYTVPDAPAGRGLQLWIALPDGQRDIAPHFEQHRDLPVYTAPGLRATVLLGSLAGMTSPAIVYTPLVGADIEIDPATTATVALDREFEHAVLAVEGTVTVAGTELAPGPLLYLGTGRDSLELSSDSGGRFALIGGEPLTEELVMWWNFVARDHAEILAARTDWEAHDTSRFGDIEGHTPDQRIPAPPLPGGRLKPRARLPHG, from the coding sequence GTGAGTGACCTCGACCCGCACCCGGCCGAGACGCTGTGCGAGCCGGGAGGTGGTCCCGGGCCGGTAGTGCGGCTGTATCCGGCGCGTGAAGTGCCGCTGGGCGGGGTCCGCGGCACCTATGTGGAACGGACTCTGCCGCAGCGGGACCTGCCGACCGTCGGCGCCTGGTGCTTCCTGGACTATTTCGGCGCGCCCACGGTTACCGTCACGGATGCGCCGCCGGATATCGACCCGCATCCGCATATCGGCCTGCAGACCGTGACCTGGCCTTTCGAGGGGATGATCCGGCACCGGGATTCGGTCCGCTCGGATGTGCGGATCAGACCGGGGCAGCTCAACCTGATGACGTCGGGTCACGGCATCGCCCATTCGGAGTACACGGTTCCCGACGCGCCGGCCGGTCGCGGGCTGCAACTGTGGATCGCGCTCCCGGACGGGCAGCGCGATATCGCACCCCATTTCGAGCAGCATCGCGATCTGCCCGTCTACACCGCCCCGGGCCTGCGCGCGACCGTACTGCTGGGTTCGCTGGCCGGGATGACATCGCCGGCGATCGTCTACACCCCCTTGGTCGGGGCCGATATCGAAATCGATCCGGCCACCACGGCGACGGTCGCGCTGGACCGGGAGTTCGAGCACGCGGTCCTGGCGGTCGAGGGCACCGTGACCGTGGCCGGAACCGAACTCGCACCCGGTCCGCTGCTGTACCTGGGGACCGGTCGCGACTCCCTCGAACTGTCCAGCGACTCCGGCGGCCGGTTCGCGCTGATCGGGGGCGAGCCGCTGACCGAGGAACTGGTGATGTGGTGGAACTTCGTCGCCCGCGACCACGCGGAGATCCTGGCGGCCCGCACAGACTGGGAGGCGCACGACACATCCCGCTTCGGCGATATCGAGGGCCATACGCCCGACCAGCGCATTCCCGCGCCCCCGCTGCCCGGTGGGCGGCTGAAACCCCGGGCCCGGCTGCCGCACGGCTGA
- a CDS encoding MerR family transcriptional regulator: MSITDPIRDDADTTRELPRHSIGAAAAHCGLSQDTLRWYERIGLLAHIGRDHTGKRRFSDRDLAWLTLITRLRTTGMSVADMIRYAELVRAGASTVPERLAMFRTTRAGVLERIAELQQTVAVLDRKISIYEQHTPSDAARSPDNAAS, translated from the coding sequence GTGAGCATTACCGACCCGATTCGGGACGATGCCGACACCACCCGGGAACTCCCCCGCCATTCGATCGGGGCCGCGGCCGCGCACTGCGGGCTGAGCCAGGACACCCTGCGCTGGTACGAGCGCATCGGCCTGCTCGCCCATATCGGGCGTGACCACACCGGCAAACGCCGGTTCAGCGACCGGGACCTGGCATGGCTGACCCTGATCACCCGGTTGCGCACCACCGGGATGTCGGTGGCGGACATGATCCGCTATGCCGAACTGGTCCGCGCCGGTGCGAGCACCGTTCCCGAACGGCTCGCGATGTTCCGCACGACCCGCGCCGGCGTCCTCGAACGTATCGCCGAACTACAGCAGACCGTGGCGGTGCTGGATCGCAAGATCTCGATCTACGAACAGCACACTCCGAGTGACGCCGCCCGGTCACCCGACAACGCAGCATCGTGA
- a CDS encoding 4Fe-4S binding protein → MAYVITQRCCNDASCVSECPVDCIRPTPDQPEFATTEMLYIDPDTCIDCGACVDACPVEAIFSEDDLSASLARFRDINAAWFERHPLESNLDPISTPVRPPKELGTLRVAIVGAGPAAAYAADELLRRCDVQVEMFDRLPTPWGLVRAGVAPDHPGTKTVAGMFESAFRRDTLQYYLNVEVGTHITHEELLAHHHAVLYAVGASSDRRMGVPGEDLPGSHSATEFVAWYNGHPDYADRAFDLSGDRAVIVGNGNVALDVARVLTVDPDELAKTDIADHALAALRGSTIREVVVLGRRGPLQAAYTSPEFLALAHLSGVDIVIDPAELELDPASQALLDSPEVEPSLKLKYALAEEFAAKPPTEGNKRIVFKYLAAPTAVTGTDKAEGLEYARNELVEEDGVLNARPTSDTGTLPATLVLRSIGYRGKPIPDLPFDDKRAVVPNEHGRVTGPDGTPLTGVYVSGWIKRGPRGVIGSNRVDSEETVEGLIADFISGRLVAPTADRDALRALVQERQPDLVDRVGWKAIDQAERGAGKEAGRPRVKFTSLADLLQAAKGGA, encoded by the coding sequence ATGGCCTACGTAATCACGCAGCGTTGTTGTAACGATGCCAGCTGCGTTTCCGAGTGCCCGGTCGACTGCATCCGCCCCACTCCGGACCAGCCGGAATTCGCCACGACCGAGATGCTCTACATCGACCCCGACACCTGTATCGACTGTGGCGCCTGTGTCGACGCGTGCCCGGTGGAGGCCATCTTCTCCGAGGACGATCTGTCCGCGTCGCTGGCCCGGTTCCGGGATATCAACGCGGCCTGGTTCGAGCGGCATCCGCTGGAGTCGAATCTGGACCCCATCTCGACCCCCGTGCGGCCGCCCAAGGAGTTGGGCACCCTGCGGGTCGCGATCGTCGGCGCCGGGCCGGCCGCCGCCTACGCGGCCGACGAGCTACTGCGCCGCTGCGACGTCCAAGTGGAGATGTTCGACCGGCTACCCACGCCGTGGGGGCTGGTCCGTGCGGGCGTGGCGCCCGACCATCCCGGCACCAAGACCGTCGCGGGCATGTTCGAATCGGCGTTCCGTCGCGACACCCTGCAGTACTACCTGAACGTCGAGGTCGGTACGCACATCACCCATGAGGAGCTGCTGGCGCATCACCACGCGGTCCTCTACGCGGTGGGTGCGTCCTCGGACCGGCGCATGGGCGTCCCGGGTGAGGACCTGCCGGGCAGCCATTCCGCGACCGAGTTCGTGGCCTGGTACAACGGGCACCCCGACTACGCGGACCGCGCCTTCGACCTGTCCGGCGACCGGGCGGTCATCGTCGGCAACGGCAATGTCGCCCTCGATGTGGCCCGGGTGCTGACCGTGGATCCGGACGAACTGGCCAAAACCGATATCGCCGATCACGCGCTCGCCGCGCTGCGCGGCAGCACTATCCGTGAAGTCGTGGTGCTGGGCCGGCGCGGTCCGCTGCAGGCGGCCTACACCTCACCGGAGTTCCTGGCGCTGGCCCACCTGTCCGGGGTCGATATCGTGATCGACCCGGCCGAGCTGGAACTCGACCCGGCCTCCCAGGCGCTGCTCGACTCGCCGGAGGTCGAACCGTCGCTGAAGCTGAAGTACGCACTGGCCGAGGAATTCGCCGCGAAACCGCCGACCGAGGGCAACAAGCGGATCGTGTTCAAATACCTGGCCGCACCGACCGCGGTCACCGGCACCGACAAGGCCGAAGGACTCGAGTACGCCCGCAACGAGCTGGTAGAGGAAGACGGCGTCCTCAACGCCCGTCCCACCAGTGACACCGGAACTCTCCCGGCGACACTGGTCCTGCGCTCGATCGGCTACCGCGGAAAGCCGATTCCGGACCTCCCGTTCGACGACAAGCGCGCGGTGGTGCCCAATGAACACGGCCGGGTCACCGGCCCCGACGGCACCCCGCTGACCGGCGTCTACGTCAGCGGCTGGATCAAACGCGGCCCCCGCGGCGTCATCGGGTCCAACCGGGTCGACTCGGAGGAGACCGTCGAAGGACTGATCGCCGACTTCATCTCGGGCAGACTGGTCGCCCCCACGGCCGACCGCGATGCGCTGCGCGCCCTGGTACAGGAACGCCAGCCCGATCTGGTGGACCGGGTCGGCTGGAAGGCCATCGATCAGGCGGAACGCGGCGCGGGCAAAGAGGCGGGTCGGCCGCGGGTCAAGTTCACCTCCCTCGCCGACCTGCTGCAGGCAGCCAAGGGCGGTGCCTGA
- a CDS encoding SixA phosphatase family protein, giving the protein MVRTLILMRHGKSAYPAGTADHERPLAPRGRREAALAGDWLRATRAPVDAVRCSTATRTRETLGATGIDAPVVFDAGIYEATAEYLIELVGLTDPAISTLLVIGHAPGMPWTAWDLAAAHDTEDALRLSRKFPTSALAVLRFSGAWDRIGPGTGELVAFHVPR; this is encoded by the coding sequence ATGGTCCGGACTCTGATCTTGATGCGGCACGGCAAATCGGCCTATCCGGCCGGTACCGCCGATCACGAACGACCGCTGGCCCCGCGCGGGCGGCGGGAAGCCGCCCTGGCAGGCGACTGGTTGCGCGCCACCCGCGCCCCGGTCGACGCGGTGCGCTGCTCCACCGCGACCCGCACCCGCGAAACACTCGGCGCCACCGGAATCGACGCCCCGGTCGTATTCGACGCGGGAATCTACGAGGCCACCGCCGAGTATCTGATCGAACTGGTCGGACTGACCGACCCGGCGATCTCCACCCTCCTGGTGATCGGGCACGCACCGGGAATGCCGTGGACGGCGTGGGATCTGGCCGCCGCGCACGACACCGAAGACGCGCTGCGGCTCAGCCGCAAATTCCCCACCTCGGCCCTGGCCGTGCTGCGGTTCTCCGGGGCATGGGACCGGATCGGCCCCGGGACCGGCGAACTGGTTGCCTTCCACGTGCCACGTTGA
- a CDS encoding HEAT repeat domain-containing protein — translation MAGEDGVELEQYLERLRSSCRPVRIEPRSVRSVPLAGGQPPETWYRQMVGRRWWEAGEALDDVDPVTLDAYQRAHRDHAPRPALATLTAADRPRIALLGAAGTGKSTLARSLAFALTSPDGDGTGLAGFLPLLVEPRHRDDEGRHPSPDPAGLLHEVVCGPPVPVVDGFLRRGGRAVLIVDGVDEVAGVAGRASLLGTIARWARRYPQARVVITSRVDGYDRFPLDRAGFHHYEIEEAGRIAAPTGLPPAGLPVRVARSLWQGCDGELINRVSDPESAAEIAAAVSGDGEGLWRAAGDGAWRFAERAVLEHAVAADMAGRLTGDEIGDAFVRYWREPSWQAVLPRLAGMLDTAAAGEVLRRLVTVDPLWRLRPEGLPRHVMLAARCLAEMGDPGAGAAAMVEALTTAVEMIDEESPLVPEFVCAVRPALTRHARLGERYRVWYTTGSRSALATRIGLLLLGPDSEFLRWVRYRVANEDLSRNARVALVQSLVGSDDPDSVPWLTGLIAHRDVLDGIRAELFPRRDGGLGAAAVSVLTGIPGTAALLAEHALDDDSVLVRRAAVPGIRDLSLLGRIAADDTDADVRLAATRAVVQLAPTDPATRALLADRATADEDPEVRVATIDLLRADRHHDPGTTRLLWRLLDDEQPEVRGAAVRAVADAPDLLPRLRELLSDPAWTVRNAAARAAGAYWRHDPGTVELLVGCATEDDSATVRQAAVSALAGRVDDPETAERLIGWAVDDDWAVRRAATLALAEYGPAESRALLREYVADGPDEHAHLAVAALASGWPRDPATVAALRRVAENGFHHTRLAALAALAADPEHAADARSWWYGLLTHEDEPARAAAVPELANRWPDHPDTLAALLVRAGVETEPEVRALAVRVVGARWPGHPDVAAVLRKRTSADRDRTVREAALAELAGGWAGDPGTAELLRERAETDPEMIVRRAAAYALVSARPEDPETADWLRRRTAVEPDGLLRRQLLGTAIESWPGDPATVAWLLDVAGTAADEEMRSRAAQSLRDRWPDHPDVVAFFGRQAVADPNPEVRAAAVGALRGAATHRLVLDRVVHDSEPVVRAAAVAALAAHARGEPGSLTAVRDRVVHDDVGSVRRRALESLAAGWPDDAGTAPLLRDRLSADPAAEVRSMAAQVLVECRPDDSRTRALLHESARTEPDWETRWSIVDAVLSRWRTRSDTVDLLRYCTVTEPNHLFRLRAVDRLAALSNSGTLAWIRECAAADQPGPRLAIVQPLRATWPEHPDTPVILLGLASDAHELVRKEALEELVRGGWESPDIRAVLRDRATDPVASVREVAVHALGRHADDPDVAELLFALATTDDDSVRWRAVRALDEDHWPDRPEVLVWLREHAAADPDDYIRSLAITTLAKRWPDDPGTRALLHEVAAGRRETEGYLRSAAISALGTAGDADTRALLSRLACSDSDSRIRREAVAALTHEWSLDPDTLTLVRELALAAPHSEVRWAALSALIVRKPPGTSALLRQGAVDDPDAGIRAHLLEELADLARDDPDTADLLADRAHHDPDSEVRALAEETLAALGQPPRTRCACHLY, via the coding sequence GTGGCTGGAGAAGACGGCGTGGAGCTGGAGCAGTATCTCGAACGGTTACGGTCGTCGTGCCGCCCTGTCCGGATCGAGCCGCGGTCGGTGCGGTCGGTACCACTCGCGGGTGGACAACCCCCGGAGACGTGGTACCGGCAGATGGTGGGGCGGCGGTGGTGGGAGGCCGGGGAGGCGCTCGACGACGTCGATCCTGTCACGCTCGACGCCTACCAGCGGGCGCACCGGGATCATGCGCCGCGCCCGGCGCTCGCGACGCTGACGGCCGCCGACCGGCCGCGGATCGCGCTGCTCGGGGCGGCCGGGACCGGTAAGTCGACACTCGCCCGGAGCCTGGCGTTCGCGCTGACCAGCCCGGACGGCGATGGTACCGGCCTGGCGGGGTTCCTGCCCCTGCTCGTCGAGCCTCGGCACCGAGACGACGAGGGGCGGCACCCGAGCCCCGATCCGGCCGGGCTGCTGCACGAAGTGGTGTGCGGACCACCGGTACCGGTGGTGGACGGCTTCCTGCGGCGGGGCGGGCGAGCCGTGCTGATCGTCGACGGGGTGGACGAGGTTGCGGGCGTCGCGGGGCGGGCATCGCTGCTCGGGACCATCGCGCGGTGGGCGCGGCGATACCCACAGGCCCGGGTCGTGATCACCTCCCGCGTCGACGGGTACGACCGGTTCCCACTGGATCGGGCCGGATTCCACCATTACGAGATCGAGGAGGCCGGCCGGATCGCGGCGCCGACCGGGCTGCCCCCGGCCGGGCTGCCGGTACGGGTCGCCCGGTCGCTCTGGCAGGGGTGCGACGGCGAGTTGATCAACCGCGTCTCGGATCCGGAGTCGGCCGCGGAGATCGCCGCGGCCGTATCGGGGGACGGCGAGGGGTTGTGGCGCGCGGCCGGGGACGGCGCGTGGCGATTCGCGGAGCGGGCTGTGCTGGAGCACGCGGTCGCCGCCGATATGGCGGGCCGGCTCACCGGGGACGAGATCGGCGACGCGTTCGTGCGGTACTGGCGGGAGCCGTCCTGGCAGGCCGTACTGCCGCGGCTGGCCGGGATGCTCGACACGGCGGCGGCGGGAGAAGTGTTACGGCGGCTGGTGACCGTCGACCCGCTGTGGCGCCTGCGACCCGAGGGGCTGCCGCGGCACGTGATGCTCGCCGCGCGCTGCCTGGCCGAGATGGGCGACCCCGGCGCGGGGGCCGCGGCCATGGTCGAGGCGCTGACCACCGCGGTGGAGATGATCGACGAGGAATCGCCGCTGGTGCCCGAGTTCGTATGCGCCGTGCGGCCGGCGCTCACCCGGCACGCTCGGCTCGGTGAACGCTACCGGGTCTGGTACACAACGGGTTCGCGCTCGGCGCTGGCCACCCGTATCGGCCTGCTGTTGCTCGGGCCCGACTCCGAATTCCTGCGGTGGGTTCGCTATCGGGTCGCCAACGAAGACCTGTCTCGAAACGCGCGGGTAGCGCTGGTGCAGAGTCTGGTGGGTTCGGACGACCCGGACAGCGTGCCGTGGCTCACCGGACTGATCGCCCACCGCGATGTCCTCGACGGCATTCGTGCAGAGCTGTTCCCCCGCCGCGACGGCGGGTTGGGCGCGGCGGCGGTGTCGGTGCTCACCGGCATCCCCGGCACCGCCGCGTTGCTCGCCGAGCACGCGCTCGACGATGACAGCGTCCTGGTCCGGCGGGCCGCGGTACCGGGGATCCGCGATCTGTCACTGCTCGGGCGGATCGCCGCCGACGACACGGACGCGGACGTGAGACTGGCGGCGACCCGGGCCGTCGTGCAGCTCGCCCCCACCGACCCGGCCACCCGCGCGCTGCTCGCCGACCGCGCGACCGCTGACGAGGACCCCGAGGTCCGGGTGGCGACGATCGACCTGCTCCGCGCCGACCGGCACCACGATCCCGGCACGACTCGGCTGCTGTGGCGTCTCCTCGACGACGAGCAACCCGAGGTACGCGGGGCAGCGGTACGCGCAGTGGCCGACGCGCCGGATCTGCTGCCGCGGCTGCGCGAGCTGCTCAGCGATCCGGCGTGGACGGTGCGTAACGCCGCCGCACGCGCGGCGGGAGCCTACTGGCGGCATGACCCCGGCACGGTGGAACTGCTGGTCGGATGTGCGACGGAGGACGACAGCGCCACCGTACGGCAGGCCGCGGTATCCGCGCTGGCGGGTCGGGTGGACGACCCGGAGACCGCGGAACGGCTGATCGGGTGGGCCGTCGACGACGACTGGGCGGTACGCCGGGCCGCGACGCTGGCGCTCGCCGAATACGGACCGGCGGAAAGCCGTGCGCTGCTGCGGGAGTACGTCGCCGACGGCCCGGACGAGCACGCTCACCTGGCGGTCGCGGCGCTGGCGTCCGGGTGGCCACGCGACCCTGCCACGGTCGCCGCCTTGCGCCGCGTCGCCGAGAACGGCTTCCACCACACCCGGCTGGCGGCGCTGGCGGCACTGGCCGCCGACCCCGAGCACGCGGCGGACGCGCGGTCCTGGTGGTACGGCCTGCTGACCCATGAGGACGAGCCGGCTCGGGCGGCCGCCGTGCCGGAACTCGCGAATCGCTGGCCCGATCATCCCGACACGCTGGCGGCGCTGCTCGTGCGCGCCGGTGTGGAGACAGAGCCGGAAGTACGGGCGCTCGCGGTGCGGGTGGTGGGTGCGCGCTGGCCGGGCCACCCGGATGTCGCCGCGGTGCTGCGCAAGCGGACATCGGCCGACCGCGACCGGACGGTCCGGGAGGCCGCGCTGGCGGAACTGGCAGGCGGCTGGGCCGGCGATCCGGGCACGGCAGAATTGTTGCGGGAGCGCGCCGAGACCGATCCGGAGATGATCGTCCGGCGGGCGGCCGCGTACGCGCTGGTGTCGGCCCGGCCGGAGGACCCGGAGACGGCCGACTGGCTGCGCCGGCGGACCGCAGTCGAACCGGACGGCCTGCTGCGGCGGCAGCTGCTGGGCACCGCCATCGAATCCTGGCCCGGCGACCCGGCCACCGTGGCGTGGCTGCTGGACGTCGCCGGCACCGCCGCGGACGAGGAAATGCGCAGTCGCGCCGCGCAGTCGCTGCGGGACCGGTGGCCGGACCATCCGGATGTCGTCGCCTTCTTCGGCAGGCAGGCCGTCGCCGATCCGAACCCCGAGGTCCGGGCCGCCGCCGTCGGTGCGCTACGCGGTGCCGCGACCCACCGGCTGGTGCTCGACCGAGTGGTCCACGACAGCGAGCCGGTCGTCCGGGCGGCGGCGGTCGCGGCGCTGGCCGCGCACGCGCGCGGCGAGCCAGGCAGCCTGACTGCGGTCCGCGATCGGGTGGTCCACGACGACGTCGGCAGCGTCCGCAGGCGCGCGCTGGAATCGCTGGCCGCCGGCTGGCCCGACGATGCCGGCACGGCGCCACTGCTTCGTGACCGGCTCTCGGCCGATCCGGCCGCCGAGGTTCGCAGCATGGCGGCACAGGTGCTGGTGGAATGCCGGCCGGACGATTCCCGTACCCGGGCGCTGTTGCACGAGTCCGCTCGTACCGAGCCGGATTGGGAGACGCGGTGGTCGATCGTAGACGCCGTACTGTCCCGGTGGCGTACCCGTTCCGACACCGTCGACCTCCTGCGGTACTGCACGGTCACCGAACCGAACCATCTCTTCCGGCTGCGGGCCGTGGACAGGCTTGCCGCGCTGTCGAACTCCGGCACCCTGGCCTGGATACGCGAGTGCGCCGCCGCCGACCAGCCCGGGCCCCGCCTCGCGATCGTGCAACCGCTCCGTGCCACGTGGCCCGAGCACCCCGACACCCCCGTGATTCTGCTCGGCCTGGCCTCGGACGCGCACGAACTCGTGCGCAAGGAGGCGCTGGAGGAACTCGTACGGGGTGGATGGGAGAGCCCGGACATCCGTGCCGTACTGCGCGACCGGGCCACCGACCCCGTGGCGTCGGTGCGCGAGGTCGCCGTCCATGCGCTGGGGCGGCACGCCGACGACCCGGATGTCGCCGAGTTGCTGTTCGCGCTGGCGACCACGGACGACGATTCGGTCCGGTGGCGGGCGGTGCGCGCACTGGACGAGGATCACTGGCCGGACCGGCCCGAGGTGCTCGTTTGGCTGCGCGAGCACGCCGCCGCCGACCCCGACGACTACATCCGGTCCCTGGCGATCACGACATTGGCGAAACGCTGGCCCGACGACCCCGGCACCCGGGCCCTGTTGCACGAGGTCGCCGCCGGCCGCCGAGAAACCGAGGGCTACCTCCGGTCAGCGGCGATCAGCGCCTTGGGCACGGCCGGCGATGCCGACACCAGGGCGCTGCTGAGCCGGCTCGCCTGCTCCGATTCCGATTCGAGAATCCGCCGCGAGGCGGTCGCGGCACTGACCCACGAATGGTCCTTGGATCCGGACACGCTGACCCTGGTGCGTGAACTCGCCCTCGCCGCCCCCCACTCGGAGGTCCGGTGGGCGGCCCTTTCTGCCCTCATCGTCCGGAAGCCGCCGGGCACGAGTGCGCTGCTGCGCCAGGGCGCCGTGGACGATCCCGATGCCGGAATCCGAGCACACCTGCTGGAGGAACTGGCCGACCTGGCCCGAGACGATCCCGACACGGCGGATCTGCTGGCCGACCGGGCACACCACGACCCGGACTCCGAGGTGCGGGCACTGGCCGAGGAGACCCTGGCCGCGCTGGGCCAACCGCCGCGCACCCGCTGCGCCTGCCACCTGTACTGA
- a CDS encoding helix-turn-helix transcriptional regulator: MDRSELADFLRRRREQLTTEVVGLPPGTRRRTPGLRRDEVAQLAGISTDYYTRLEQARGPRPSTQVLAALTRALRFTSDERDHVYLLCDQAPPGGGRTDKHVGPGLMHVLAKLDDIPAAVITDLGESLVQNRMHILLFGDQAERPGWERFHAWRWFTDPTSREIAPAPDVDRLSRRQVADLRATAARRPKDPDVIEYVAALRAASTEFDRLWTEHEVAVRLSDNKTAVHPEVGVIDIFCETLLTPNASQRLLIYWPRPGTDAAEKMELLRVIGTQRLGGSGPSSYSRPAEVKDISA, translated from the coding sequence ATGGATCGAAGCGAGCTCGCCGATTTCCTCCGGCGGCGCCGGGAGCAGCTGACCACCGAGGTGGTGGGGCTGCCGCCCGGTACCCGCCGCCGGACACCCGGCCTGCGCCGCGACGAGGTGGCGCAACTGGCCGGGATATCCACCGATTACTACACCCGCCTGGAGCAGGCTCGCGGTCCGCGGCCGTCCACCCAGGTGCTCGCGGCGCTGACTCGGGCACTCCGGTTCACCAGCGACGAACGCGATCACGTCTATCTACTGTGTGATCAGGCGCCGCCGGGCGGCGGCCGGACGGACAAGCATGTCGGGCCCGGGCTGATGCACGTGCTGGCGAAGCTGGACGATATCCCGGCAGCGGTCATCACCGATCTCGGCGAATCGCTGGTGCAGAACCGGATGCACATCCTGCTGTTCGGCGATCAGGCCGAGCGTCCGGGATGGGAACGGTTCCATGCCTGGCGCTGGTTCACCGATCCCACGTCCCGCGAGATCGCCCCGGCGCCGGACGTCGACCGGTTGTCCCGCCGGCAGGTGGCCGATCTGCGCGCCACCGCGGCACGCCGGCCGAAGGACCCCGATGTGATCGAATACGTCGCGGCGCTACGGGCGGCCAGCACCGAATTCGACCGGTTGTGGACCGAGCACGAAGTCGCGGTCCGGCTCTCCGACAACAAGACTGCCGTGCATCCCGAGGTCGGCGTGATCGATATCTTCTGCGAAACGCTGCTCACCCCGAACGCCTCCCAGCGCCTGCTGATCTATTGGCCCCGGCCGGGTACCGACGCTGCGGAGAAGATGGAGCTGCTGCGCGTCATCGGCACCCAGCGACTGGGCGGATCGGGGCCGTCGTCCTACTCGCGGCCCGCCGAGGTGAAGGACATATCGGCATAG
- a CDS encoding GNAT family N-acetyltransferase encodes MTEATEQSKVLRNAGENRYEVWYGAELAGFAEYTERGEETVFTHTEIDPAFGGKGLGGRLAKFAIEDTVEREREIRPECAFIRSYLEKHPEYSAHVVSGGE; translated from the coding sequence ATGACCGAAGCGACCGAGCAGAGCAAAGTACTGCGCAATGCCGGCGAGAACCGCTACGAGGTGTGGTACGGCGCCGAATTGGCCGGGTTCGCCGAATACACCGAACGCGGTGAGGAGACCGTTTTCACCCATACCGAGATCGATCCGGCGTTCGGCGGTAAGGGGCTGGGCGGCCGGCTGGCGAAGTTCGCGATCGAGGACACCGTCGAACGCGAACGTGAGATCCGGCCCGAATGCGCGTTCATCCGGAGCTACCTGGAGAAACATCCTGAATACAGCGCGCATGTGGTCAGCGGCGGTGAGTGA
- a CDS encoding aldo/keto reductase, giving the protein MTASATLPTTALGASGIQVGIQGLGCMGMSEFYGPTDRAESRATLDRALELGITLFDTADIYGAGDNEEFLREFVLANRDRLVLATKFAIVRKADDPHYRGIDNSPAYIRAAVDGSLRRLGIDTIDLYYMHRRDPRVPIEDTVGVMAELVAQGKVRALGLSEVTGDELRAAHAVHPIAAVQSEWSLFSRDVERTAVPAAAELGVAFVPYSPLGRGFLTGSLPRTDELSTDDFRRHMPRFTGDNAAHNTALLAPLHAIAEARELTPAQVALAWVQSRAQVHGLPVVPIPGTRRPARLAENAAAATVTLTAAELDRLEPIAGQVAGPRYADMSFTSAGRE; this is encoded by the coding sequence ATGACCGCCTCCGCAACACTGCCGACCACCGCCCTCGGCGCCTCCGGGATCCAGGTCGGGATCCAGGGGCTGGGCTGCATGGGAATGAGCGAGTTCTACGGTCCCACCGATCGCGCGGAATCCCGCGCGACCCTGGATCGCGCGCTCGAACTCGGCATCACCCTGTTCGACACCGCCGACATCTACGGCGCCGGCGACAACGAGGAGTTCCTGCGCGAATTCGTGCTCGCCAACCGGGACCGGCTCGTGCTGGCCACGAAGTTCGCCATCGTCCGCAAGGCCGACGACCCGCACTACCGCGGTATCGACAACTCACCCGCCTACATCCGCGCCGCCGTGGACGGCAGCCTGCGGCGGCTGGGCATCGACACCATCGACCTGTACTACATGCACCGGCGTGACCCGCGGGTTCCGATCGAGGACACCGTGGGTGTCATGGCCGAACTCGTCGCGCAGGGCAAGGTACGAGCCCTGGGCCTGTCCGAGGTCACCGGGGACGAACTGCGCGCGGCGCACGCGGTCCACCCGATCGCCGCGGTGCAGTCGGAGTGGTCGCTGTTCTCCCGTGACGTGGAACGCACCGCGGTACCCGCCGCGGCCGAACTCGGCGTCGCCTTCGTCCCCTACTCGCCGCTCGGCCGTGGTTTCCTGACCGGATCGCTGCCCCGGACCGATGAGCTGAGCACGGACGATTTCCGGCGCCATATGCCCCGGTTCACCGGCGACAACGCCGCGCACAACACGGCGCTGCTGGCACCGCTGCACGCCATCGCCGAAGCGCGTGAACTGACGCCCGCCCAGGTCGCGCTGGCGTGGGTCCAGTCCCGGGCACAGGTCCACGGGCTGCCGGTGGTGCCGATCCCGGGCACCCGGCGCCCGGCCCGGCTCGCCGAGAACGCCGCCGCGGCGACGGTGACGCTCACTGCCGCCGAGCTGGACCGGCTGGAGCCGATCGCCGGTCAGGTGGCCGGTCCGCGCTATGCCGATATGTCCTTCACCTCGGCGGGCCGCGAGTAG